From the genome of Acropora palmata chromosome 8, jaAcrPala1.3, whole genome shotgun sequence:
ATGGCGGCTTTTTGGCAGCAAATGGCTTTTGTTGGGCACGATGGTGGCCACATGGCTATCACACATGATTTCAAGACAGACTGGAAGATTGGCATATTCGTAGGGAACATGACTACAGGGGTCAGCATCGGATGGTGGAAAAAGAGCCACAACGCACATCACATTGTGACAAATTCAGTGGAATTTGATCCTGATATTCAGCACCTTCCTGTCTTTGCTGTCACTGAGAAATTTTTCAAGTCTGTGAAGTCCATGTACCATGAAAGAATCCTTTACTTTGATCGAGTTGCAAGGTTCTTTGTATCCAACCAACACTGGTTGTACTACATAGTCATGGGTCTTGCTCGCTTTAACCTGTATGTGCAGAGTTTTCTGTTGGTATTTTCATTGCCTAGTGggcaaaacaaatattttgaactttttggTTTGATTTTCTTCTGGACATGGTACATTTACTTGTGTTCATTTTTACCCACTTGGACATCACTGTTCATCTTTGTCTTTGTGGCCCACTTTCTTGCTGGAATTCTTCATGTTCAGATTACCCTCAGCCACTTCTCTATGGACACCTACCATGGTCACCCAAATGAGGTGTTCAAAGGAAGCGGCTATGCTCTCCTTCAATTGCAAACAACGATGGACATCGAATGTAATCCTTGGCTAGATTTCTTCCACGGAGGATTGCAGTTCCAAATTGAGCATCACCTGTTTCCGAGGCTGCCGCGTCACAGGCTGCGTGAAACGAAATCCAAAGTGCAAGAGCTTTGCAGGAAGCACAACGTGCCATACAGGTCAAAGACATTCTACGAGGCAAATTTAGAAGTGATCCAGAGACTCAAAGAAACAGCTACAAAGGCAAAGTGTCTTTCTCCGATCATCTGGGAGGGTGTCAATGCAATTgggtaaagaaaaaatttggTAATGTACAGTAGCCTTTCTCTTTTGATAGTTAAGGTGAGAATCCATTCAAAGTCATTTCCTTTAGTTACACCAGGAAAATGTAATGACTTATGTGTCATAAACTGGTTTCATCTTTCAGTCTCCAAAGTTTGAcgtttttgtatttgtatCAAATTGTCATTACCAGACCATTAAAGTGAAACACATTCATCACTTAATTCTTGTTGTGCATTCAGCCTTCAGCACTTTTCTCAATGATATTCAAAGATAATGAAAGGGTTCCAGTTGGGCTGGATTTCagttgcaaaaacaaaaacaatttttctcaGTATATGTTGTTGTTAATGGAATACTTATTATAACAAGTAATTTGAAGGGATTCTTTGAAGATAATGATGAACTTAACCAGTTTGGAGAAAGCCTtgatccttttttcttctttttttatgttttctgAAAACCTGGTTGTTGCAGAACTTCCATGAATAGCATAGCATAGGTTTGTCTTGCTCAAATCTATTAATGACAGAATTCATTTGGAGTGAGTGACAAACAGTCAAgatatttaaggacggtgcctactattgttattgcgcatacgttctgcgcatctccagatactcggatttcctatcgccaatgcttactaaaacagggatatttttgcgcggtttaaaactatccagagaaagtagatcttagtaagtactcttggtatccaaaaagaaaattgggggtaaccatgcatttttgagagataattaagcttcaatttgagaaagaacaccatacattgctttgtattttaaagctttttacagatattattcatgaattatctttgaaaaatgcgcggttacccccaattttctttttggatttcaataggactagttaagatctacatttcctgcataatcacacaccggggaaaaaatatctttaattagtaggcaccgtccttaatacgTGGTGGGATTGATGCACATTGAATGCTATCAGATATCAATCTTGCTGACTTGTCTTTAGTGAAGGTTTTCAAAGATAGTAAAACTGTTCCCAACAACatccttgttttcaaattctaGCTCTCTTTCTGGCAACCCTGTTCTGTAGATGTTGTTTCAAAGgtgaagtaaaacaaaaacttttttacTGATTGTCTCCAAACTCCTTCTTAAACAGCATATTAAAAAGGCTGCAGAGGTATCtttaaataatattgtctTCTTATTTGGCATGTATTAGGGTGTTCATAATAGTTATTCTCCcggaaaaatattattaattggCTTATTATGTGAAGGACCTTGggtaaaaaattttttcatgtgaaGCCCAgggtgcaaagaaaattaattttactacTTGCCCCTTGGACAAGCTGTAACCAACATCTATTAGCCCGAAAGTCATTTTTACTAGcccgaaaaaaattttttctcaaGTCTTATTCAAATTATATCTGCTTTTACTTTATGCACCCCGTCTGACATGTAATGCGATACCTAGTCTTGTTTATGCAGATTTCACTTAGTCGGAGTGACTTTCGGTCCGCAGGAATTTATTaggaatttaaaatatttgtcttgcagtacttttgtaattttagttCTGAAAAATCTTTGCTTGTCCGTCGGGCAAGTTAAGCACAGAATTCACTAGCCTGATCGCAAAATCCACTAGCACCGGGCTGTCGGACATGACTTTCTTTGCACACTGCAGCCAGTTTTATCCAAGCTTCAATCTACTCCTCCTGGCAAAAagctatatttttttgttacgGAACCCTCTCTGAGAGGttaataaattttttattcaacCATTAGACTGTGAGTAGTCCGTAATTTTGCCGAGAGACAAACAGGCAGGTGACATCGCAGGAGACATGTGCAAGGGGAACTTCCTTTTttagtgtgtgtgtgtttgcATCATTTGTGCTCAGAGTCTCACCTGTTGCatttcaaagtggacagactgcaaattatagtagttgctaaaagatatatctgtgttgtaactgttcatcagtaggatgcctaaaatgtgtgcaattccacaattggtttcggctccattaaatcctataccaactgcagaacatttcaggaggagccacccacaatgtgagcacagttacggaaaAGATATATagatgagtgaggaaaataatgcataGTAAAATTAAGATGTTATTGAACTAACTAAATACACACATcgattaaattaataaataatgcacatgcacaaaataaaattgcgtgCGCACACGTACCAAGATGCAACTGAAAAACTAATCTAAGTAATCAATaggtaatgtaaggatacgattgtcctattcaagcctggattgctTGTATCTTTCCAGCTTGTTTGTCTCACCAAAGTTAGGGACTATTTGCAGTGTACTCAACCTTGAATTTACCATTTCAATGCAAATTACATTTTGGCTGTTGTTATTTGTCGGCAACtcttattgttattttgtcaattaatttagggtttagggtattcatgtatttgaacatTGAAACTTTGTGTTTAAACTTTCCATTAGTTATCCAATAGTTTATTTCACAGTTACCAGGTATGTGCTCAGATggctggcctttgaatgagactgaggttggtgttgaccttgttttgaaagaaacctTCCTGCTTTTGTTATGATCAAGATGCTGTTATTATGCTAATtaggaggaatttgcataagaaaagTAGTGAGGTTTCAGTCAAAACAAGATCAACACCAGCCTCGCTTTCATTCAGAGGctaggcaactaagcacacaactgtaaaatgtaaaatggtCCATTCGTGCCCACTTCATAGAATGATACATTTGGAGGTGGCATTCAATTGGATGCATGTGGACCTTAATAAGTGGCACAAAGTGTTCCCTCGTCTTCTACTATTTTCACCATCAAAAATTCTGGCAAGAAATTTGGACAGTAATGGTCCTGGTAATTTGACTTCTCAAAGAAGTAAAAGCAGTAACCCCAAACCTaacctaagaaaaaaaacccaacaCCACACTAACCCTAATGTTTGAAAACGTGGTACATGTTTAGACTTAACAGATATTGACAATCGTCAATGGCCAACATGCATCCAATTAAGTGCCTTTCTTAACATATGTGAAAAATGGACAGAATGAAGATTATGATATttagttgaaaatattttggacATTACTGTATATTACAGCCATCAAATTGGCtggataataattttattgaacaAAATATAATTAACGATAATTATTTTGGAAAGTTATTTATACTTTAGGATGGtcttgtaataatattattctgcAGAGAGTTTTATTAATGAACATTTCAAGTAATGATGTTATTGTGGTGTAATAAAGATGCCAATGTGGCTGGCAGATGCCCAGGATTGTTAATATGAGTTGGTGAAATCGCTGGCTTTTTTGACTGCCTTGTAACTCATAATAGTTGGTTGAAAGGAAAACTTGTGCTTAGATGTAATAATTGTTCTTTCAGTTACTATCATACCTGGGAGATAGTAGACTTCTAAGTTACTATTATTAATGGTCTCAATTAGCTTTAGTGTACTATCAATAATATTGGTATTAGCTTTTATAAGTGTACTGTCTCCCTCAGACTGTTAACgaagtaatattatttttgtcctGTGTCCTTTTACAGGAGGTTTCAGTTATCATGTAAATACAACTGGAAAAATTTCTCTTAGGTTTATTACTGCTTAAATTCCAAGTAGCACCTTTGAGTGCAATGTCAGGTAAATCATTTTTCTGAGAAATATGAAATGGttaattttcaagaaatgatACACTCCTGGTTTAGGTTGGGCATAAATCTTCCATTATTACTTGTGTCAATAAAAATCAAGCCAGTACTTTTTCATGGTCATTTTTGTGATTGTTCTTGGGCAGAATTTTatggtgaaaacaaaaacgtaCTTAAGTGCATTACTGACTTACCGgtaatattgtaataattaatattgatTTACTCAGGGAAAGATGATTCATTAATGAAAGtttatgatttattattttttttattggccCAATTTAAATTGTATTAAGGCCTTTAgcatttgaaatgtttctttgttcGAATTAGAAATAACACTTTGGTATGTTGAAGTAATTCAACCCAATAAAATgtgattgtttttcttgaaattatGATGGTATAGTTACTTAagtttattataataattttagtcTTAAGATTATTTGGAAACTTGAAATTTACATAAATCAAAATATGTTGATTTTTGATAAAAGTTGCATCTGAAGTAAAATCTTGTCTGGCAAAGTGGAGAACCAGTAAACCCAACCTGCATggagtggttttcaaaagactgttgaaaaaccaataccaaagtgaTTTCTgtactccaaccaatcacagccaGGGCAAATAGCatgatgaaccaatcagaaatgGGATACTAGtgattacctgtaacttgttCAAAGCATGGGAAAATTTGCATGTACAAGGTGTGATAGacccaatcggctaactcaatgttgtacccaattcaaaccctttgggaataaaacattttgttttaggaatttccatatcatttaaatgtgaatgccacattctaatgcaaatgtgacacacaaagaatcttaaccccccggagatttgaattgggtacaacactgagttagctGATTAGGTctattggttttgcttctcatttgTTGAAGAACTGTTGGGAAAGCATAGTGATTGCaaccaaacactgagaagtgggttaAAAAACGAGGTGCAggtgacttttttttaaccaacttcgaagtgtttggatatcttaTGAAACCCTCACTGAAGTGGTTCATATACCTTCaaaaagcattaataattgatagagaaattcaaagcaaaagttttttttttttgataattaggatcaaatgtccaaatttttcatggtagtgatttcctttgttttctcttcataaattttgaaaactgcacTAATATGGTAATTAACTCTTTAGTCACAATGTCTCTTGTCGTCATATGTCACATCTTTCCCCacaaagagagagagagagagacatGATGTCTGAAGACTAAACCATACTGTGGTTGGTAGAGTCCAGGTGCCATTTACCGTATTTTACTTGGGTTTGACTCTGACCGCACCAACAATTAGGGTTTTAATAACTGAGgaaaaagtgctgcctttgcaattaaatcggcaaatggttagactttcaagtcatctcggataaggactataaaccacaggtcccgtctcacaataccttccatgtttacaAGTTCTATCTGGGaagttaaagaacccacacattATTTGTGAAGcatagggcatgaagttcccggtgttgtagCTGTCCCTTGTGACTCTATAGGTTGGTACTGAGTGGATCTGGTGGTTTACCTAGTAGGGGACCTTGTGTCCTATTGCAAACTACATGCCTCTAGgccaattgttaaataatagAACTTTCCATTGGATAAATTGTTACTATTCACTGGGTAACTCAATGGGGTTTGATAGTACTTAAACAGCGAATAGCGACTTGTCCACAGGATACCACCATCCAACTTTTGAACAGCTGAAGCCAGGaaggaaaacaaagccaaaattgATGGGAGGCAAATGCTCTTTTGGCCTAACAAAAGTTCTAAACAGGAAGACATGCTCAACTCACAAGAGTTGAACTGGGAAACTTAGCTACTGCCATAGCTTGAAAGGATGGGTTGAATTATTCTTATGGATACAAAATTGGCTCTAACCAAGGCATGTGTAAAGAGGATATCACACTTTCATCCAAACATTTGCAAGGGAGTAcctcaataaaaaaaaaattgttggtagttatggaattttttttataatccATTCTTGTAATCTGAGAATTCTTCCAATTTGATGACATACTGTCCACTTGATTTCTATTAGGAACAAAACGGTAAACTGGTCTCATGATTTTCTCTGAAGCAATGTGTTAATGACATTACTGAGGTTGGCTTGAAATGCTGCCTTTGATTCCATGTTAGAGGGTACACATTGAACTCAAATACATGGCTAGAATTTTTAACATCCACAATATCTTGCGAGTGGGCCCAAAATTGCTGCAGTTTGATGGTCTTTGCttgttcaaaaataaaaaacgaaatatgaaaaatatgaacaaGCTAATAAGCAAACCACACGATTGGAAATCTTTGACataatatttaatataatGATGCAGCACCACCTTCATTGATTTCTAACAAATAGGaaaggcaaaggaaaaaacagtACCCTGAGTAATCTACTAGGTTGTAACTCATTCAGCAGACAGGCTCTTTGACCATAGAGGTTAGACCCTAAGCTTTTCCATTCTGGTCATGCATGGTCAATTCTGGTCATTGCATGAAAATTGAGCTTGCCTTCTTATCTCCCAGTACAGAAAAAAACTATAACTTTCAGTGACTTTTTCAGCTTGTTAAAATTTACACAGGCCTAGGGGTGAATGGTATATTTTCTTCC
Proteins encoded in this window:
- the LOC141889398 gene encoding uncharacterized protein LOC141889398; the encoded protein is MKQTKYYSFEEVKQHNTKGDYWVVIDDGVYDLSKWAPHHPGGELPIRYMAGRECSDVFKAFHNSSIRETKLPLFKIGEIRDDCKTSIKESSLEQDYRKLREEVEGCLQTDYWFYVRQAINLGLIFAALVYGVVFSDNVYIQVASSFTMAAFWQQMAFVGHDGGHMAITHDFKTDWKIGIFVGNMTTGVSIGWWKKSHNAHHIVTNSVEFDPDIQHLPVFAVTEKFFKSVKSMYHERILYFDRVARFFVSNQHWLYYIVMGLARFNLYVQSFLLVFSLPSGQNKYFELFGLIFFWTWYIYLCSFLPTWTSLFIFVFVAHFLAGILHVQITLSHFSMDTYHGHPNEVFKGSGYALLQLQTTMDIECNPWLDFFHGGLQFQIEHHLFPRLPRHRLRETKSKVQELCRKHNVPYRSKTFYEANLEVIQRLKETATKAKCLSPIIWEGVNAIG